A region of Caballeronia insecticola DNA encodes the following proteins:
- a CDS encoding MFS transporter — translation MRDASGKSIFGKPHVRALIASISGYAMDGFDLLILGFMLSLISADLGLTSAQAGSLVTWTLVGGVAGGIGFGILSDYLGRVRVLTYTILLFAVFTGLCAFAQGYHDLLAYRFVAGLGLGGEFGIGMALAIEAWPAEKRGRVSSYVGMGWQIGVLIAALVTPVLLPHIGWRGMFLVGLAPAVLSFVIRKAIGESEIFIEKAVKKRHEFPLKTLFRDRETTRRSIGMIIMCSVQNFGYYGLIIWMPGYLTKAFGFTLAKSATWTAASILGMLVGIWIFGQLADRIGRKPTFVMYQLGALVMVFVYSRMTTPEALLIGGMVVGVFVNGMMGGYGALMAELYPTHARGTAQNVLWSIGRAVGGFGPLAIGAVASYYSFGIAIGALACIYIVDVIATLALIPELKGVELE, via the coding sequence ATGCGCGACGCATCGGGCAAATCGATCTTCGGCAAGCCGCACGTGCGCGCGCTGATCGCGTCGATCTCCGGCTACGCCATGGACGGCTTCGATCTGCTGATCCTCGGCTTCATGCTGAGCCTGATCTCGGCGGATCTCGGCCTCACCTCCGCGCAGGCCGGCTCGCTCGTGACGTGGACGCTCGTCGGCGGTGTCGCGGGCGGCATCGGCTTCGGCATTCTGAGCGACTATCTCGGCCGCGTGCGCGTGCTGACCTACACGATCCTGCTGTTCGCCGTGTTCACCGGCCTGTGTGCATTCGCGCAGGGGTATCACGACCTGCTCGCGTATCGCTTCGTCGCGGGACTCGGGCTCGGCGGCGAGTTCGGCATCGGCATGGCGCTCGCGATCGAAGCGTGGCCCGCCGAGAAGCGCGGACGCGTGTCGTCGTATGTCGGCATGGGCTGGCAGATCGGCGTGCTGATCGCCGCGCTGGTCACGCCGGTTTTGCTGCCGCACATTGGCTGGCGCGGCATGTTTTTGGTCGGTCTCGCGCCCGCGGTGCTGTCGTTCGTGATTCGCAAGGCGATCGGCGAGTCGGAGATTTTCATCGAAAAGGCGGTGAAGAAGCGCCACGAGTTTCCGCTCAAGACGCTCTTTCGCGATCGCGAAACCACGCGCCGCAGCATCGGCATGATCATCATGTGTTCGGTGCAGAACTTCGGCTACTACGGCCTCATCATCTGGATGCCGGGCTATCTGACGAAGGCGTTCGGCTTCACGCTCGCGAAGTCGGCGACGTGGACGGCGGCGTCGATCCTCGGCATGCTCGTCGGCATCTGGATCTTCGGGCAGCTCGCGGACAGGATCGGCCGCAAGCCCACGTTCGTCATGTATCAGTTGGGCGCGCTCGTGATGGTGTTCGTGTATTCGCGCATGACGACGCCCGAGGCGCTGCTCATTGGCGGCATGGTGGTCGGCGTGTTCGTCAACGGCATGATGGGCGGTTACGGCGCGCTGATGGCCGAGCTTTATCCGACGCATGCGCGCGGCACCGCGCAGAACGTGCTGTGGAGCATCGGGCGCGCGGTGGGCGGCTTCGGTCCGCTCGCCATCGGCGCGGTCGCGAGTTATTACTCGTTCGGCATCGCGATCGGGGCGCTGGCGTGTATCTATATCGTCGATGTCATCGCGACGCTCGCGCTCATTCCCGAACTGAAGGGCGTAGAGCTGGAGTAA
- a CDS encoding GlxA family transcriptional regulator has protein sequence MRLSIFALDGVFDTGLTALLDTFATANELAALQGFDAAPVEVNLVGVRRRVRTALGFSAMVKPLSAVRQPDWVVVPALNAKLPEPLIAALGRRDVREAIEHLRGWHGEGIGIAAACTGTFVLAEAGLLDHGHATTTWSLAPAFRQRYPAVDLDDSRMVVASQRVVTAGAAMGHLDLALWLLRQASPELATLVARFLLIDKRASQAHYIVPDYLAHADPLIARFDRWARDNLARGFSLQDAAQALSVGPRTLQRRTEAVLGKSPLAFFQDLRIERAQHLVSAGCDLETIASEVGYADSATLRTLLRRKLGRGVREMRADMR, from the coding sequence ATGCGCCTCTCCATCTTCGCACTCGACGGCGTGTTCGACACCGGCCTGACAGCGCTGCTGGACACGTTCGCCACGGCGAACGAACTGGCGGCGCTTCAGGGTTTCGATGCCGCGCCCGTCGAAGTGAATCTCGTCGGCGTGCGGCGGCGCGTGCGCACGGCGCTCGGCTTTTCCGCGATGGTGAAGCCGCTCAGCGCGGTGCGTCAGCCGGACTGGGTGGTCGTGCCGGCGCTCAACGCGAAGTTGCCGGAGCCGCTGATCGCCGCGCTCGGGCGGCGCGACGTGCGCGAGGCGATCGAACATCTGCGCGGCTGGCACGGCGAGGGCATCGGCATCGCGGCGGCGTGCACCGGCACGTTCGTGCTCGCGGAGGCGGGCTTGCTGGACCACGGCCACGCCACGACGACCTGGTCGCTCGCGCCGGCTTTCCGTCAGCGCTATCCGGCCGTCGATCTGGACGATTCACGCATGGTGGTGGCGTCGCAGCGCGTCGTGACAGCCGGAGCGGCAATGGGCCATCTCGATCTCGCGCTCTGGCTGCTGCGCCAGGCAAGCCCCGAACTGGCGACGCTCGTCGCGCGCTTTCTGTTGATCGACAAACGCGCGTCGCAGGCGCATTACATCGTGCCGGACTATCTCGCGCATGCCGATCCGCTGATCGCGCGGTTCGACCGCTGGGCGCGCGACAATCTCGCGCGCGGCTTCTCGCTTCAGGATGCGGCGCAGGCGTTGTCGGTCGGTCCGCGCACGCTGCAGCGGCGCACGGAGGCGGTGCTGGGCAAGTCGCCGCTGGCGTTCTTTCAGGATCTGCGCATCGAGCGTGCGCAGCATCTCGTGTCGGCGGGGTGCGATCTGGAAACCATCGCGAGTGAGGTCGGCTATGCCGATTCGGCGACCTTGCGCACGCTGTTGCGCCGCAAGCTCGGCCGTGGCGTGAGGGAGATGCGCGCGGACATGCGCTGA
- a CDS encoding PAAR domain-containing protein, translated as MRDNLSGRDVARLGDKTDHGGAIIEAASDLSHRGVAVALDKHLTECPKCGGTYPIIATSARKHRGVKVASIGDMTACGARIIGSEA; from the coding sequence ATGAGAGACAACCTTTCCGGGCGTGACGTCGCACGCCTGGGCGACAAGACAGACCACGGCGGCGCGATCATCGAAGCCGCTTCCGACCTCTCGCACAGGGGCGTCGCTGTGGCGCTCGACAAGCATTTGACCGAGTGCCCCAAGTGCGGCGGGACGTATCCCATCATTGCCACTTCTGCGCGCAAGCATCGAGGCGTGAAAGTCGCGAGCATCGGCGATATGACCGCATGCGGCGCACGCATAATCGGAAGCGAGGCGTGA
- a CDS encoding DUF2345 domain-containing protein, with protein MANTIALFVQKAGIALTAAAGKIRIEAQSDSVQIISHKDGDIISQDGWLNLTAAKGIRLHGGGTLLEISPQGVLGFTNGDFLIHAASHATDAPQEKPVKLPMTDIKEAKIAESFVLVDNRSGWLIASQPYRITLEDGQVIKGRTNDAGEMALVLAESVQAATVEILHDDGTENPVAILPAMLTRSADQQAQAPSIVSQKKSASTIIGRDLQRNEVTQPELDKHVALCQPYNWGMRYSTKDKKNPKRLDFPVMRQYALDIGEVLIEQIQWGDNYFGKGTPTLTITPVWSNETLTMPNGGKTVARRLSLSNGAIGELSNRIQNVVSKALTSTDSGPFALPSEAMPVVIVTNDKLTGDAQGVFDNSIWALSINTATFKPLFQDFEKEEASQRQRNARNELKDFVDTIYHETRHCQQYFWIYAMVQQQKGNFPKTPKIDLWPGIVSTAGKASGVVTLNKQQVIPDDMLALAGIKQMAVAMYVWNLGIWKQLNTSKTPKWYPVPIATTDTEFSQEYQAALEQATEVLSNVGAGGTQIDVESMVYGTKNDGYTARPWENDAFYCGENAGEYWESGEAPADMSDNRCSRNYAFAYNSRASIAGTSTGNTGSGAVRRGE; from the coding sequence GTGGCGAACACCATTGCGTTGTTCGTGCAAAAGGCGGGAATCGCGCTCACTGCGGCGGCGGGAAAAATTCGCATCGAGGCGCAGAGCGATAGCGTGCAAATCATCTCGCACAAAGACGGCGACATCATCAGCCAGGACGGCTGGCTCAATCTGACCGCCGCGAAGGGAATACGCCTGCACGGCGGCGGGACTTTGTTAGAAATCAGTCCGCAAGGCGTGCTCGGCTTTACGAACGGCGACTTCCTGATTCATGCGGCAAGTCACGCGACTGACGCGCCACAGGAAAAACCGGTCAAACTGCCGATGACGGATATCAAGGAGGCGAAGATTGCGGAGTCGTTCGTGCTGGTCGATAACCGCTCAGGTTGGCTGATTGCGAGTCAGCCCTATCGCATCACGCTGGAAGATGGGCAGGTCATTAAAGGCCGCACCAATGACGCGGGAGAGATGGCGCTGGTCTTGGCTGAATCGGTGCAAGCGGCAACGGTTGAGATTCTGCACGATGACGGGACGGAAAACCCGGTTGCCATTCTTCCGGCCATGCTGACGCGATCAGCGGACCAACAAGCACAAGCGCCGTCCATCGTTAGCCAGAAAAAGAGCGCCAGCACGATAATCGGGCGCGACCTTCAGCGAAACGAAGTAACCCAACCTGAATTAGATAAGCATGTCGCGCTGTGCCAGCCGTATAACTGGGGCATGCGTTACAGCACGAAGGACAAGAAAAACCCCAAACGCCTCGATTTTCCGGTTATGCGGCAATATGCGCTTGATATCGGGGAGGTGCTGATCGAACAAATTCAGTGGGGAGATAACTACTTTGGCAAGGGCACGCCGACGCTGACCATTACCCCAGTTTGGAGCAATGAAACGTTGACTATGCCGAACGGTGGAAAGACAGTGGCCAGGCGGCTTTCATTGAGCAATGGCGCAATCGGAGAGCTATCAAACCGAATTCAAAATGTAGTGTCGAAGGCGCTGACTTCCACCGATTCAGGCCCTTTCGCGCTTCCAAGCGAAGCGATGCCTGTCGTCATCGTCACCAATGATAAGCTGACCGGAGACGCGCAAGGGGTGTTCGACAACTCAATATGGGCGCTCTCAATAAACACAGCCACATTCAAGCCACTCTTTCAAGACTTCGAAAAAGAAGAAGCGTCACAACGTCAACGCAACGCACGAAATGAATTGAAAGATTTCGTGGATACGATTTACCACGAAACGCGCCACTGTCAACAATATTTCTGGATTTATGCAATGGTGCAGCAGCAGAAGGGAAATTTCCCGAAAACACCAAAGATTGACTTGTGGCCGGGCATTGTCTCGACTGCCGGTAAAGCTTCAGGCGTTGTTACACTTAACAAGCAGCAAGTTATCCCCGACGATATGCTTGCGCTTGCTGGCATCAAACAAATGGCGGTCGCAATGTATGTTTGGAACTTGGGTATATGGAAGCAACTTAACACGTCGAAAACGCCAAAATGGTATCCGGTCCCCATTGCGACAACAGACACGGAATTTTCGCAAGAGTATCAAGCAGCACTTGAGCAAGCCACAGAGGTTTTAAGCAATGTCGGAGCAGGAGGAACGCAAATTGATGTGGAAAGCATGGTGTATGGGACTAAAAATGACGGCTACACGGCAAGACCTTGGGAGAACGATGCTTTTTACTGCGGCGAAAATGCGGGAGAGTATTGGGAATCCGGCGAAGCACCTGCCGATATGTCTGATAATCGGTGTAGCCGCAATTACGCATTCGCCTATAACTCGCGCGCAAGCATCGCTGGCACCAGCACGGGCAACACTGGAAGCGGAGCCGTTCGACGTGGAGAATAA
- a CDS encoding type 1 glutamine amidotransferase family protein: MRLSIFALDGVFDTGLTALLDTFATANELAALQGFDAAPVEVNLVGVRRRVRTALGFSAMVEPLSAVRQPDWVVVPARHAN; the protein is encoded by the coding sequence ATGCGCCTCTCCATCTTCGCACTCGACGGCGTGTTCGATACCGGCCTGACCGCGCTGCTGGACACGTTCGCCACGGCGAACGAACTGGCGGCGCTTCAGGGTTTCGATGCCGCGCCCGTCGAAGTGAATCTCGTCGGCGTGCGGCGGCGCGTGCGCACGGCGCTCGGCTTTTCCGCGATGGTGGAGCCGCTCAGCGCAGTGCGTCAGCCGGACTGGGTGGTCGTGCCGGCGCGTCATGCCAATTGA
- a CDS encoding PLP-dependent cysteine synthase family protein, whose amino-acid sequence MNSNPQSVLDTIGNTSLLALRHVVPSNGARIFIKLESQNPTGSMKDRMALAMIEAPERDGRLKPGGAVVEYTGGSTGVSLALVCAVKKHPLHLVSSDAFSKEKLDHMRLLGAKLTIVPSENGKQTEKLTRDMIREAHRIADETGAYITAQMENTDQLDAYTKMAEEIWTQTGGRIDGFVQSVGTAASLRGISATLREHDERVRIVGVEPAESAVLSGGPSGAHKIDGIGAGYVVPLWHERIADEIERVSTDEARAMAFRLAAEEGLFCGTSTGANVTAALRLAERLGPRATVVTIMCDTGMKYLKSFSQTLDAAS is encoded by the coding sequence ATGAACTCCAATCCGCAATCCGTACTCGACACCATCGGCAACACTTCGCTGCTGGCGTTGCGTCACGTCGTGCCGTCCAATGGCGCCCGCATCTTCATCAAACTGGAAAGTCAGAATCCGACCGGCAGCATGAAAGACCGCATGGCGCTCGCGATGATCGAAGCGCCCGAACGCGACGGGCGGCTCAAGCCCGGCGGCGCGGTGGTCGAATATACAGGCGGCAGCACCGGCGTCTCGCTGGCGCTCGTGTGCGCGGTGAAAAAGCATCCGCTGCACCTCGTCAGTTCGGATGCGTTCTCGAAGGAAAAGCTCGATCACATGCGCCTGCTCGGCGCGAAGCTGACGATCGTCCCGAGCGAAAACGGCAAGCAGACCGAGAAGCTGACGCGCGACATGATCCGCGAGGCGCACCGCATCGCCGATGAAACCGGCGCGTACATCACCGCGCAGATGGAGAACACGGATCAGCTCGACGCCTACACGAAAATGGCCGAGGAAATCTGGACGCAGACGGGCGGGCGCATCGACGGCTTCGTGCAGAGCGTCGGCACGGCGGCGTCGCTACGCGGCATTTCGGCGACGTTGCGCGAGCACGACGAACGCGTGCGCATCGTCGGCGTGGAACCGGCGGAATCGGCGGTGCTGTCGGGCGGACCGAGCGGCGCGCATAAGATCGACGGTATCGGCGCGGGCTATGTCGTGCCGCTCTGGCACGAGCGCATCGCCGATGAAATCGAGCGCGTATCGACCGACGAAGCCCGCGCGATGGCCTTCCGGCTCGCGGCCGAGGAAGGCCTGTTCTGCGGCACGTCGACCGGGGCGAACGTCACGGCGGCGCTGCGTCTCGCCGAACGGCTCGGACCGCGCGCAACCGTCGTCACCATCATGTGCGATACGGGCATGAAGTATCTGAAGTCGTTCTCGCAGACTCTGGATGCGGCGTCGTAA
- a CDS encoding YukJ family protein codes for MARNEYVVFKGRVTLGVPFLDGYKGDPHYVIVSEDASGREFRIVTNVKSDSSLTGPAGYLVLYALNQDFTHPLTADLGKLAPGVSTSNFPRLDYVHEDGLVDLSSMRPIPLDIASEHNDINALLNGMLQLDMSGDGVPYVYSTPAYSDHRRGWKPAKDVTVYGFGFLFEPAHDGLHETHMNQGNPKPEQGSKVRDHSNENGVAQDGAVIVEVDGRFQALFVAFQTQLVPTDDRGWPIPGKSHPILE; via the coding sequence ATGGCACGCAACGAATATGTCGTCTTCAAAGGCCGGGTCACGCTCGGCGTCCCTTTTCTCGACGGTTACAAGGGCGACCCGCACTATGTGATCGTCAGCGAGGACGCGAGTGGCCGGGAGTTTCGCATCGTCACGAACGTGAAGTCGGATAGCTCGCTGACGGGGCCGGCGGGCTATCTCGTGCTGTATGCGTTGAATCAGGATTTCACGCATCCGCTCACCGCTGATCTCGGCAAGCTCGCACCCGGCGTCTCGACATCGAATTTTCCGAGGCTCGATTACGTGCACGAGGACGGCCTCGTCGACCTGAGCAGCATGCGTCCGATCCCGCTCGATATCGCAAGCGAACACAACGACATCAACGCGCTGCTCAACGGCATGCTGCAACTCGACATGTCCGGCGACGGCGTGCCCTATGTCTACTCGACGCCCGCCTACAGCGACCACCGCCGCGGCTGGAAGCCCGCGAAGGACGTGACGGTGTACGGCTTCGGTTTCCTGTTCGAGCCGGCGCACGACGGCCTGCACGAAACGCACATGAATCAGGGCAACCCGAAGCCTGAGCAGGGCAGCAAGGTGAGGGACCACTCGAACGAAAACGGCGTCGCGCAGGACGGCGCGGTCATCGTGGAAGTGGATGGCCGCTTTCAGGCGCTGTTCGTCGCGTTCCAGACGCAACTCGTGCCGACCGACGATCGCGGCTGGCCGATTCCGGGCAAGTCGCATCCGATTCTCGAATGA
- a CDS encoding SLATT domain-containing protein codes for MTVSLQQTYEPPEDMRSLMLNWIRRARESQLRHYSMADRLTAHGRRLGLAVIAITTATGTSAFLSLVATAVSPQMRVVIGLTSIGAAVLASLQTFLRYGERAELHRRAGAQYGAVRRRLEAIHADDTAARVPCSMRELDCVRDELDQIAQNAPHLPRRSMTPP; via the coding sequence ATGACCGTTTCTTTACAGCAAACGTATGAGCCGCCCGAAGACATGCGATCGTTGATGCTGAACTGGATCAGACGCGCCCGCGAATCGCAGCTTCGGCATTACTCGATGGCGGACCGCCTGACCGCGCACGGCAGGCGGCTCGGGCTCGCCGTCATCGCCATCACGACGGCGACGGGCACTTCGGCGTTTCTCTCGCTCGTGGCGACGGCCGTGTCGCCGCAGATGCGCGTCGTTATCGGATTGACGAGTATCGGCGCTGCGGTGCTCGCGTCGCTGCAGACGTTCCTGCGCTATGGCGAGCGCGCCGAGTTGCATCGGCGGGCGGGCGCGCAATATGGCGCGGTGCGCAGGCGCCTCGAAGCGATCCACGCCGACGATACCGCCGCGCGTGTCCCATGCAGCATGCGCGAACTCGATTGCGTGCGCGACGAGCTGGATCAGATCGCGCAGAACGCGCCGCATTTGCCGCGCCGGTCTATGACGCCGCCGTGA
- a CDS encoding NUDIX hydrolase, which yields MRKRATVICRRGKRILLVARNESKWALPGGILKRGEDLSNAALRELKEETRLSGKSAKYLFHYRGTQKHHHVFFCDVSKRAKARANNEIAHCRWVHVDEIARLTTSSPTKVIMKILGEKRNGTRGK from the coding sequence TTGAGGAAACGAGCCACTGTCATCTGCCGGCGCGGCAAGCGCATTCTGCTGGTTGCGAGAAACGAATCGAAATGGGCATTGCCCGGCGGAATTCTCAAGCGTGGCGAAGACCTGTCGAATGCCGCGCTTCGCGAGCTCAAGGAAGAGACGCGCCTCTCGGGCAAGTCGGCGAAATACCTCTTTCACTATCGCGGCACGCAGAAACACCATCACGTATTTTTCTGCGATGTATCGAAACGCGCGAAAGCCCGCGCGAACAACGAGATTGCGCATTGCCGCTGGGTTCATGTCGATGAAATCGCTCGCCTCACGACCAGTTCGCCGACCAAAGTCATCATGAAAATTCTTGGCGAAAAGCGTAACGGCACGCGCGGCAAGTAA
- a CDS encoding YbaK/EbsC family protein, which translates to MNTPQEDYALNLDLMSADDVSASLPPAVLGTVTGTDIVVFRVPDDASDTAACSARYGIDLEDCANTIVVRYKKDGGEQYAAIVTLGSKRLDVNGAAKRHLGAQRISFASREIATELSGMEYGGITAFGVPDSWSVIVEASVMERERIVMGAGIREAKLLLSPQRLLALPNVSVAALAT; encoded by the coding sequence ATGAATACGCCTCAAGAAGACTACGCACTCAATCTCGACCTCATGTCCGCCGACGACGTCTCGGCAAGCCTGCCGCCCGCCGTGCTTGGCACCGTGACGGGCACGGATATCGTCGTGTTCCGCGTCCCCGACGACGCCTCCGACACCGCCGCATGCAGCGCGCGCTACGGCATCGACCTCGAAGACTGCGCGAACACCATCGTCGTGCGCTACAAGAAGGATGGCGGCGAGCAGTACGCCGCCATCGTCACGCTCGGCTCGAAGCGGCTCGACGTGAACGGCGCGGCCAAACGTCACCTCGGCGCGCAGCGCATCTCGTTCGCCTCGCGCGAGATCGCGACGGAACTGTCGGGCATGGAATACGGCGGCATCACCGCGTTCGGCGTGCCCGATTCGTGGAGCGTGATCGTCGAGGCTTCGGTCATGGAACGCGAGCGCATCGTGATGGGCGCGGGCATTCGCGAGGCGAAGTTGCTGCTGTCGCCGCAACGCTTGCTGGCCTTGCCGAACGTGAGCGTCGCCGCACTCGCGACGTGA
- a CDS encoding alcohol dehydrogenase, with translation MAKMKAVQVAEANGPLELVERDVPEPPEGHVLIKVQACGICHSDSLTKEGQWPGLQFPRVPGHEIAGVIEKLGAGVEEWQQGQRVGVGWHGGHCGHCEHCRHGDFVLCKTALIPGISYDGGYADYMVAPQEALARMPDDLSDVDAAPLLCAGITTFNALRNSGARAGDVVAILGIGGLGHLGVQFARKMGFVTVAIARGQDKAPLAKQLGAHHYIDSEAQDVAETLQALGGARVILATATSGRAMNATIGGLGLNGKLIMVGISQEPVEVPITQFIMRRNSVQGWPSGTAADSQETLAFSALSGVKPMIEEYPLSRAAEAYDRMMSGRARFRVVLTPGK, from the coding sequence ATGGCAAAGATGAAGGCAGTGCAGGTGGCGGAAGCGAACGGCCCGCTCGAACTCGTCGAGCGCGATGTGCCGGAACCGCCCGAAGGTCACGTGCTGATCAAGGTGCAGGCGTGCGGCATCTGTCATAGCGATTCGCTCACGAAGGAAGGCCAGTGGCCCGGATTGCAGTTTCCGCGCGTGCCGGGGCATGAGATCGCGGGCGTGATCGAGAAGCTCGGCGCGGGCGTGGAGGAATGGCAGCAGGGGCAGCGCGTCGGCGTGGGCTGGCACGGCGGGCATTGCGGACACTGCGAGCATTGCCGTCACGGCGACTTCGTTCTTTGCAAGACTGCCCTCATTCCCGGCATCAGCTATGACGGCGGCTACGCGGACTACATGGTGGCGCCGCAGGAAGCGCTCGCGCGCATGCCCGACGATCTCTCCGATGTCGACGCCGCGCCGCTGCTCTGCGCGGGCATCACGACGTTCAACGCGCTGCGCAACAGCGGCGCGCGGGCGGGCGACGTGGTGGCGATCCTCGGTATCGGCGGACTCGGGCATCTGGGCGTGCAGTTCGCGCGCAAGATGGGTTTCGTCACCGTGGCGATCGCGCGCGGACAGGACAAGGCGCCGCTCGCGAAGCAACTCGGCGCGCATCATTACATCGACAGCGAAGCGCAGGACGTCGCCGAAACATTGCAGGCGCTGGGCGGCGCGCGCGTGATCCTGGCGACGGCCACGAGCGGCCGGGCGATGAACGCGACCATCGGCGGGCTCGGCCTGAACGGCAAGCTGATCATGGTCGGCATTTCGCAGGAGCCTGTCGAGGTGCCGATCACGCAATTCATCATGCGCCGCAATTCGGTGCAGGGCTGGCCCTCGGGCACGGCAGCGGATTCGCAGGAAACGCTCGCGTTCAGCGCGCTGTCGGGCGTGAAGCCGATGATCGAGGAATATCCGCTGTCGCGCGCCGCCGAAGCCTACGACCGCATGATGAGCGGCCGTGCGCGCTTCAGGGTCGTGCTCACGCCGGGCAAGTGA
- a CDS encoding Lrp/AsnC family transcriptional regulator yields the protein MSNRQKLDRIDIRILAELQKNGNMTNANLASVVGLSASPCLQRVKRLEAAGIISGYGAHLNLARLTSTVTVFTEIMLHDHRREDFVRFEANLRDFEEITECHLVSGGYDYLLKSIVKDIGHYQEVIEKLVDRNIGIEKYFSYIVIRTPFVKHAVPLESLLSDER from the coding sequence ATGAGCAACCGACAGAAACTGGACCGCATCGACATCAGGATCCTCGCCGAGCTGCAGAAGAACGGCAACATGACGAACGCGAATCTCGCGAGTGTCGTCGGGCTTTCGGCGAGCCCTTGTCTGCAACGCGTGAAGCGCCTCGAAGCGGCGGGCATTATCTCGGGCTACGGCGCGCATCTCAATCTCGCCAGGCTGACGAGCACGGTCACGGTATTCACCGAGATCATGCTGCACGATCACCGGCGCGAAGACTTCGTGCGCTTCGAGGCGAATCTGCGCGACTTCGAGGAAATCACCGAGTGCCATCTCGTGAGCGGCGGCTACGACTATCTGCTCAAGTCGATCGTGAAGGACATCGGGCACTATCAGGAAGTGATCGAGAAGCTCGTCGATCGCAATATCGGCATCGAGAAGTACTTCAGTTATATCGTGATCCGCACGCCGTTCGTCAAGCACGCGGTGCCGCTGGAGTCGCTGCTGTCCGACGAACGATGA
- a CDS encoding haloacid dehalogenase type II: MRLTEFKALTFDCYGTLIDWEAGIAAGLSALAARLPTPLTRDQILEAHARHESDQQRLTPDMPYDRLLQVVYERLAQEWGVACTRDEALAYGKSVGDWPAFPDSASTLQYLKKYFKLVIVSNVDNASFRASNEKLGVAFDAIVTAEDVGSYKPSRRNFEYLFDVLSSLGIGKEETLHIADSNYHDLQPAAEFGLRCCWIFRRFEQRGFGATVGTRAEPSVDFKFTSMAQLVKAHHDELAHG, from the coding sequence GTGCGGTTGACCGAGTTCAAGGCACTGACCTTCGATTGCTACGGCACGTTGATCGACTGGGAAGCGGGCATCGCTGCGGGGTTGTCGGCGCTGGCGGCGCGTCTTCCCACGCCGCTCACGCGCGACCAGATTCTCGAAGCGCACGCGCGCCACGAGTCGGATCAGCAAAGGCTCACGCCCGACATGCCGTATGACCGGCTGTTGCAGGTCGTCTACGAGCGGCTGGCGCAAGAGTGGGGCGTGGCGTGCACGCGGGACGAAGCGCTCGCCTACGGGAAGTCCGTCGGCGACTGGCCCGCGTTCCCCGATTCCGCGAGCACGCTGCAATATCTGAAGAAGTATTTCAAGCTCGTGATCGTCTCCAATGTCGACAACGCGAGCTTCCGCGCGAGCAACGAAAAGCTGGGCGTGGCGTTCGATGCCATTGTCACGGCGGAAGATGTGGGGTCGTACAAACCGTCGCGCCGCAACTTCGAGTATCTGTTCGACGTGCTGTCATCGCTTGGCATCGGCAAGGAGGAGACGCTGCATATCGCCGACAGCAATTATCATGATCTCCAGCCTGCGGCGGAATTCGGCCTGCGTTGCTGCTGGATTTTCCGGCGCTTCGAGCAGCGCGGCTTCGGTGCGACCGTGGGGACGCGCGCGGAGCCATCCGTCGATTTCAAGTTCACGAGCATGGCGCAACTCGTCAAGGCGCATCACGACGAACTGGCCCATGGATAG